From the Cloeon dipterum chromosome 4, ieCloDipt1.1, whole genome shotgun sequence genome, the window aattgttttaagaaattcataattttacacttttttaaaggcatcttagcaaaaaaatggcattgtaaaaaatgtgaacATCAACATGTTTCAGATGCACATCTGTTGTTAGAGCAACCTGCtcagaaattttagaaattaattaattttactatttgaTAGTTTCcatatttcattaattgtttttaacgtCACTTGCAACCAGGAttagccaattttgcaatgcgtaaaaattaacaaaaacagCTTAAAACCCCTACCAGTTTTCGGTTTTCCCGCATTATTCCGACTTTAACCccgaaaaggtcacatttcgcgttaaaaaataacaaattttgaaaaattctgatcgatggtgtttaaattttcggtcttttggtgaaaccagtggcttttatactgattttgttGAAATCCCTTTTTtgtcatccatcatgagaattttttaacttcaattaaaatgcacgtgtttcggaaaatgcgcaaaattgcaaaaaaaaaacatttttttccagaaaaatgcgggttttgtGATCCCTGCCTGGAACATCCCTTATAAGTTCGTTTAATATTTCCAGGTGGCATGCCTGCTGAGGATGAACCGTCTGCAGGAGTGCGGCAAGCAAGGGCTCCGACGTTCTTCGGTCCATCGATCCGCGTCTACTCTGGTGGCTATGGCCATGGCTACCCTATCTATCGGCCATACGGATAttacggcggcggcagccgcATCATAATCACCAAGAGGCTGGGTGGCTATGGTTACGGTGGCTACGGCGGCCACTACTATTACTAATTAATCAACCATTGAAATCGACCGTCAAGCTCATCGTCAGGTGTAGATGTTACTAtcattttcaacaaacaatCAAGATAAAAAGCCATACTGCCCTTAACAAACCTGTCTGCTATTTATATTCACttgctttattttataaatcgtGTATAGAGCAAGTTTGAATAAAAGTATATAGTACAAACCATGacactttatttttacttcgTGATCCCTCATTTCTTTCTTGCTGCTGGATATAAATGCTTTATATGGATAAATTTAACCGTAAAGACTCACATCAAGTACTGAATGTTTGTGTTTGCTGCGCACGCttcgtttgaaaaattgttttcttctcTTATTCGTGCGCCAGCTTAACTGGTTTCCAACTCAAAATTGCCAGATTCCATTTGTGCATTAGGAAAACCCAAGACGCAGACAAATGGGGAGTTTAATGGCGAAGCGTCAGTATAAAAGAGGTTCGTTAGCATCGCAGGCTCAAAGTTGAAAGATGCGTTGCTTGCTAGGTGCACAGTATCCGCTGGCAATCCTTCTGCTGGCCAACGCCTTTAGCGCCGTGAGCTGCATTCCGCTTCCAGATCAAGTTCAAGACAACCCAGTCCATTCGCCGGACGAGACTAATTTGAGTGAGTGTTTTAAGCTATTTtacgcattttaatttcttaataatCTCCTGTTTCCTAAACCAAAAGTAGACAGTTTCATCAAAATAGCAAGAAACGTTTTTCGTCTTATCAGCTCAATGATTGAATATcatctttttcttaaaaaattgggcagaacagcccgttggctcgcattgttaaggcactctcaggagtgtcaaagcaatgagaggtatttgagcagttcggagatctaatactggctacccaatgtcaagaaatggcaaaaaagtggttagtttagtgactcaaattgctcaaattgctcaacgggctgggaggcgcaccggcgccgactcgctacttgctggtttgcacctttccagcatgcgtgatttggcttcacgggacaaatgtctagcgtttcaatgcagtcctcggtgcggaggcaagtggcccttcagtgggctgggtccctgtgcggcctggtgcgcccatgttatccgttcgcggtgttattcgcactcggaattcagcattcgtgctagtgcagtgcgcgcccttcccggtcctccggtcctcggacagggataaaaagagcaaaaaaaaaacagattttaaggcatttaaaaattacgtgGCCGAAGCTCAGGTGTAGGATGGCGTgagcgattttattttctgtacaATTCATTCACTATATTCCCACCCATTCTTTAGTTTTAGTAACTTTTTTAGGATAATGCCATAcataattaaatctttaagCTGACCCGCATTTTATATGAATTATTTACAGATTTTCCTAATAATCAAAGTAAACGTACATAAACAAAGCCAATGATCTGCTAGGGGAAAGCCACTCTgcgtatttttcaaatcagctTAGCCtactataataattattagatGAAGATTATTTTGCTATCAGAGAaataatcaagattttttcgcATAAATCCAGATGAACAAAATTTCTAGATTAATCATGGAAACAGCTTTTAAAATggggaaaacatttttgtttttatttcttgtattTGATAATTCTTGTTTACtattataatttgtaaaaatttctgtCTTTCGAAAGAgagaagataaaattttgatttaattttaaggagaCGAAGTTATACCCGACATAGATGTGCCGTCCGGTGTTCGCCAAGCCAGGGCTCCGCTGTTCTTTCCATTGCCCGTTCGTGGCTACTCGAGCTTCTATCGGCCTCATGGATATTATGGCAACAACCGCTATGTGAGCTACCGGAGGCCAAACAGTGGTTCCATCCTGAGCATTTTCGGACTGCGCCTCTTCCCAGGTTCTGGATCGTCATCATCGAACCCGGACCCTCACCCTCATGTTACTGGCCCTCCCCACCCTCATGTAACTGGCCCTCCCCACATTCCACATATTCCACATCAACCCCCACCCCATCCACATGTGCAACACCGTGTGTAATTATAGGGTTAAGTCTTTTAACATAATTTGACTAAACATGATTTcgcaaacttaaaattttaatcttttaagcAGTTAAACTCATCAAAATCATTTACTAATTAGAATATATATACTTTGTacgtttttgttaaattaaaaatgattcacGAGAAAATACGCAGCTGTCAAtggcttattatttttttcttagatGAACCCTTTTCAGATATAATAAAGAGATATCATTCGCTCCAATCAGCTGCAATGGCACAGAAAGCTAGATATCAACAGTTATTTCAATGTACTTACTGTTGAATTATCATGCAATTATAAGGAACGCTACTGATTATATGTACTTCAGTGGGTATACGTACAGCACAAttctgaataattattttttctttcaactgaAATATTTCCTGGCTGCCATTTTGGTCCTCCTGGTACAAAATTCCTGAACACGAcccgaaaaaatgaaaaaaggattGAGTTTTGGCAATATTTCATGGTTTGTCAGTCCAGATTTCattattgtgaaaataaaataaaactgatttttctagacctaataaaaagaaaataacgaTAAATTCAGAGGGAACTTCAGGGAGgtcattgattttatttttcaaattttggttttactGTGAGCTGACGtgattacaataaaaaatgctacagtgtttgtttgtttgttgcgCACGCTTCTCGTTTTTAAACCTATTTGCTTCTCTTATTATTCGTGCGTAAGCTTAAGTGGTTTCCAACTAAAAATTGGGTGCGTTAGGAAAAACCCAAGACGCAGACAAAAGGGGTGCTTATTGGCGAAGCAAGCGTCCGATAAGTATAAAAGAAGTTCGTCTGTGCTGCAGGCTCAAAGTCGAAAGATGCTTTGCATGCTGGGTGCACAGTATCCGTTGGCAATCCTTCTGCTGGCCAACGCCTTTAGCGCCGTGAGCTGCATTCCGCTTCCAGAACAAGTTCAAGACAACCCAGTCCAGTTGCCAGACGAGACTAATTTGAGTGAGTGTTTTAGGCTATTTtacgcattttaatttcttaatctCCTGTTTCCTGAacctgaaaaggaaaaataggCAGTTTCATCAAACAAGCCAGCACCGTGTTTCGTTTTATCTCAGCTCAATGATTGAATATcatcttttctttaaaaaaaaattgggtgGAACAGATTTtgaagcatttaaaattattctttattttcatcaaatggGGGAAGCAATtgataaatcgatttttgaggtGTTAATGTTTTTGAAGGATAATGCCAATGCcacatttaattacaatttaacgTTTGCCTGcatttcaaatgaattattttctgattttcctAATAATAAAAGTAACATACATAAAAGGTCAATGATCTGCTATGGAAAAGCcactctatttaatttttaaatcagcttCATAAATCATTATTAGCAGACGATTATTTTACTATCagggaaaaaaatcttgattttttcgcaTAAGTCCAGATAAGCAAAATTTCCAGGGTAACCATGGAaacagcttttaaaattggagaACACATTGTGAACGataagaggaatgatactgcaaaagcctggaaaatgcttgttgccaatacataaaatcgtcctttaggattcagttaaagcctaaattgacctaagaaacactggaaagttaccatgcttttcaaatggtaatggctgtctccttgcttgaaatccgatttaatttcaaaaccaagagtttccccaataagtggcatacaccgttgaacagatctcgacgagaggaatcggaatatgccaagaaaacatgttcaagcactgtaaattttggagaaaattggcaaaatttgaatttttacagtaggaaggtccttttttataattgcaaattgttgaacaaattgtttatcgatcaattgtttatggcatccaacaattcaaataattttctattattgccATCATTATCATTCCACTTAAATAActgatgtttattctcacaactaatcaaattttcattgttgcccgctgaaagatgaaatttcgattttctttcCAGGAGACAAAGCTACACCTGATGTTCATGTGTCGTCCTTTGTTCGCCAAGCCAGGGCTCCGCTGTTCTTTCCAACGTTTTTTCGAGGCTACCCGAGTTTCCAGCAGCCTTATGGATATCATGGCAACAACCGCTATGCGAGCTACGGTAGGCCAAACAGTGGTTCCATCCTGAACCTTTTCGGACTGCGCCTCTTCCCAGGTTCTGGATCGTCTTCGTCATCATCGATCCCGAACCCTCCTCACCATCATATTGACACTGGGCCTCCCCATATGCATCAAGAGCCCCACATTCCACACATTCCACATATTCCCAATCCACCCCCACCCCATCCACAACATCATCATTAAGTTTCTGCACAAAATGATCAAAGATTTTCACTGTATTCGACTTAGTTTcgttagaaaatttatttatctttagcAGTGTTACtcattagaataatttatattaatttgaatatattttgtacgttttttattaaatcaaatgattcacgaaaaataccttttttctCATACAAACCCTTTTCagatataataaaaagagaTCGCATTCGCTTTAATCACATGAAATGACACAGAAAGCTAGATATCAACAGTTATTCCAATATAAAATCAACTTACTGTTTAATGATCTGAATGATCATGCAATTATAAGGAAGATCGCAAGCTAATAACTATACTTTAGTGGATATGAACAGCACAAttctgaacaaatatttttctcttttaatggaaatattcctacaaaattgagaaaatagtTGAGTTTTGgcaatatttgatattttttattgtttgtcaGTCCAAATTTCAttagtgttaaaaaattattaatttgcactATTTTGCTAGACCTAATAATAACtagaaaatattgataaactCAGAGGGAACTGCAGGGAAGTCATTTATTTCTTCCAGATGATTTATTAATGTTCCACTAACatttgtattatattttaattgtattgaaaaataaccaaaaagcCAACAAATTGAGAAGACAGGCTTAATTCCAATTAAACCTAATAAGATAATGGCAAGTCACTGAGACATTTAAGAGGTCGATTTCTCTGTTTGATTTGCAGTGGCACTCTTACACACCGCTAAATTCGCCTGCGCCAAAAAAAGAAAGCCCGATCATCAGCGAAGATTAGAAAACGGTAAATGAGCAAAAGTGAGCgctgtttgtgtgtgtgtatatatgtgCGTTGATTTGAGGGCAGCTAGACATATCATCTCTTATTCTTATCCCGCGGCAGGCGGGAGATCAACGCTCGCAAAAAGTTCGTCTATATAATCACCGCGAGATCGCAATAAGCGATTCCGAGACGCGAAACCTGCTGACGCAGGATGCGAGGAAAGCCGCCGGCCGAACCGGTTCCACGTGCGGCTCATCCAAACCAGCGCACTTCGCGTATAAAAGGTGCAGGCCGACAGCGGGCCACTGCATTCGCTCCTTGAGACTGCGAACATGAAGGTTGCCCTTTTCACCTGTGCCGTGCTGCTCCTGGTGGCTGCTGCCACTGCCTTCCCCTATGCCGTGATTGGTGAGTAAATTAAATCCTGCTTCAattcacaaaagaaatttgccagaaaagagaaaattcggTCGTAACTCAACCTTTAAAACAGAAtctgtgattttaaattagatagaaactgataaaaaaacatttattttgaaagttttgattttgatacACCTTTTCTCTCGATCGtgcactaaaaaatattatttctttggaCTCCAGAGTACGAGGTTCCTGAGGAAAACGTCAGAGTGGTCAGGTCTCCGCAGTACGGCCGCCCTGGCTACGGACacggaggaggaggaggataCCGCCCCCAGCACGGATACAGACCACAAGGCGGCGGATACTACCCTGGAGGCGGTTTCGGAGGCGGCGGATTCAGCGGCAGTGCCTCCAGTGCTAACGCCGCCAGCCAGAGTTTCGGCGGTGGTGGATTCGGCGGCAGTGCCTCCAGTGCCAACGCTGCCAGCCAGTCTTTCGGGTAAGAAATCTGAGATGgattaaaatctaaaacatcatttttatcGTGAATTCTCTCTTTCTGTCACAGATTTGGCGGCTAAAGCAGTGAGACTGATGTTCGAAAAAGAGAACGTGTAAAagaaaaagtacaaaaaacgtgaaaaaGATAATAGTTTGTAAGCTGACGtgattacaataaaaaatactacaTAAGAATAATCAATCGATTTTTACTTAACTCCAAatctgaatataattttaaatacatcaaagttatttttagACATCAAATTtagagattatttttcatcgTAAAGCTTGAAGTGTTTATAATTGAAGCGCACCCCAAAGTTAAGAATAATAACCTTGGGCAGTTGCCAAGCCAACATAAATCAGCATTCCTTGTATTTGCGCTCAAAGgagtcattaaaaaaatgagcactCTTGCGCTGAGAAAGCCGACATGGACGAGTATTTAAACATACGCCTGGAAACACACTTCTCTTTTTTAACAGACAGACGGAGAAGAGAAGAGATAAAATACGCCTGAAATTTCGACTTGTTTAAAAACCTGTTTCGTGAAGAGCAGAAATTTTATACAGCGTAAGGATATCCACCTTGcggtaatttttttgtaaacttACATTGGGCTTAACTGCTTGTAACATTTTACTGATGTGAGGATCATAAATTATAGTTTTACTCACTGCAAAACGTGTTCTATACAAGTCACACAAACACGCagatattaacaaaaataaaaatatcactttgaGTCCGTTTGAAAGAGAAGTTCGAAGAGCTTCTGAAACTCGTCGTAGAGGACGAGGACCAGGCTACTGCTGATGCCTCTGACGATGTTTGTAAACGCTCCTTTGAAAAAGGCGCAAATTCCTTCTTGGCGGATAATGCTGCCGACGCAGTGTAGACTGTTCGAGTACAACTTCTCGTCTTTCCTGCAGCCAGACTGCATCATCATTCTTCGCCGCACAGTGTCACACGGATAAGCGAGCAGACCAGCCAAGGTCGTGGTAACCTAAAGGTTGAGGAGGTTAGCATCCTTTACAATTAGATACACCACTACACCAccggttaaaatttaaatgtcgGCAGATGCAGattactttattaaaaaattttaactttaataatttttagaaaattctcatttgaattgtttgatggattttaatTGTACAAATAAAGTGAGTAAAACCCAAAAATATTGCTAAgggtttaaatttatacaacccgccaattttcttatttattaaaaaggtctgtttagttggaaaaaaatgatcttggcgtcaatttcaattttagatttgatGGAAcctaaataagtaaaaatatagTAAGGATCTTTATACCTGAGCAACAATCCATTTTGTCACGAAATTTAAGTTGTCACTGCCGATCACTTCTTTCGCAATGTCATAAAATCCGAAATACGCGCCTCGATAAATGACAATGCCGATCAGAGACATCCAGAATCCTCGGTAGAGCCCGAAAAACCCGTCTGACTTGACGATTTTTTTGAAGCAGTCGAACAGACCGGTGAACTCGCGTTCGTCGTCGACTTTTCCGACGTCGGCGGCCAGTCGAGTCCTCGCGAAATCGAGAGGATAGACAACGCAAAGGGAGGTTGCCCCTGCTGCACTCCCTGAAGCAACGCTGCCGGCGAAATAAGTCCAGAAGTCTTTGCTCTTATCCACGCCTCGCAAAAAGAGCTGTGGAATAGAAGATCTAACTCATGAGATGactagaaattaatttaattgttattttttgtaaatcagTATCTTTGATTTAGACTATAACCAAAAGAGAGAGTGCGAAGGTGGAgctgaatttttactctttaattgTTGATGCAtggcttgaaatattttttaattcatactcctcatatttattttgtaatcaaattaatgcacgaatgctttttatttccattatcTGGAATTGatgatgttaaaattattaaaaaaaaattggaaaggtATTTGAATAGAAATAACCACAGTCAAATTTACAAcagttgcaatttaaaattttacaaatcaaaaCTCTAAACTgccgaattaaatttaacgtgaaattcctaaaaaaacataaaaatatcattttccaCACAAATTAGatttctgtttaattttgcagctggaataaaataagcacctttaaaaaatactatacaaatttaatcttagagataatttttcataatactaaggaatttaaataaatattagtttgCTCTTGGAAATTAAAGCCTCCAAAAACAcaagcataatttaattggaaatgaaTATTTCCATCAGAATCGTTTCCTCATTTGATTTTGTACTGGAGTCACAAcagcacaattaattaacatctTGAAATTCTGCGCAGTTGactgaattataaaaaagagaaCCTATGTAATCGCAGCCATCACTCTTCTCCGTTAAGCAACGCTCAACAAGGAAAAACTGCCGCGAAAATAGCGCTCGATTTCACCTCTTTGTATCTGTCCTTGAAGGCGAGGTTGATGGCCTGCGTGGGGAAGTACCGGACCACGTTGGCCAGGTTGCCCCTCCAGAAGCTGAGCAGGCCCTGCTCCTTGAGTACGCTGCGGACGCAGTCGACGATGCCGTCGTAACGCTTGTCGCTGTTTCGCATCTGCACCGAGCCGTcctgcagctgcagcagcaactTGACCCTTTCGATGGGGGCGGCCGCCGTCTTGGACACGGTGCCGGCCAGCCCGCCAAGCAGGAAGTCCTTCAGGAACAGAAGCACGCTGACCATCGCCATTTTCAAGATCTGCGTGTAatcataaatcaattaatatcaTTGATGTCTTAAAGAGTTTAtgggcattaaaaatttatttacgactCACGAACAGTTTGTTTTGCTGAGGAAGATGTCCAAATTAATCTCAaccgtaaaataaaattaaaaactggtGATAAACATATGACAGAgcaatgaaatgaaaacaattatcTCGTGGAAGTTTTAGTACTGAACGCAGCAGCTGTTTTGGCCCCTcaagcctcatcagcagtgcttcacataaaaaaaaacaagtttagCACTGCAGGAAATTACTGAGGAATTTGCCTCGCCATCAGCTCTAAAAAAACGAATaacatcaaaatgaaaaaaagaccaaaaattaattttgcggaTGCCGTCACTCGCCCTGTCATTTATCTCTGTTCGAGatgtacaaaaaaatgaattacatGTGACTGAGCAACGTGTTGATAATTATGTagccaataaaattttctaatatgGTAGTTAGATAGCAGCGCAGTCACGTGTTCGTATATTTTTGGGTGTTACATCTGCGGGAGCTGCTTTCTCGCAGCGTGGCCAAGCAAATTCAACGATTCCAAGACAATATATGGtgttgatgaattttaattacttgtactactaaaatttgatatttaaattttcaaagatttttagGTCAcctgcaaataattaaacttgatGCTAGTTGACTGATTACTAAACATATATACTCActcaaaaattgcaatgtaCCGCAGCTGGGTTTGGAATCCTTTTCTTATAAGCACATGTGGCCGTGAGGGCTACTTTCGCATCTTCCTCTTCGTGTTGCGCGAATTCATCTGACGAACAACGTTCAGATGTGccgcattttattatttcaattatgcTACAGAGAGATGCTCCCTCCACATCCACAGCAGAAGACGAAAGATAACAACACGCACACTTTTCCTTATTGGGTTGATGCACCAGAGtgagataatttattgtttgtaacGTCTGTAGCAGCCAGAAGCGATTTTTGTTGAGTGTACCATGATGTGATCACCCATCATTCTGACCTTTGGCGATCAAAGATCAACTCGCGTTTAGATTACCATCCAGGATTTAACcctaattaattgtttttgtagGTAAAGTTGGTTGTTCCCGAATTTAAATCCTCATCTAGCAAAAATTTCTTCGCTCATTAATTCGTGATAAATATCATCGTAAGAGATACCAGGCTGGGGTTCttcaacaagaaaaaatgttggGTTAGTGCTGTGTTGgtagatttattttaaggatGACTTAGAATAATCAAATTCTTAACACTaaagaaatatgaaaattatattatgtctTTTGGAACATCTTCAaagtgctttaaattttgaaatatttaatactaaaatataacttataaaatttataaattgtttaagaAGTGCACTctaatattgcaattttcccaGCGTACATTTAATTTGGTTGTCATTTcatgatttcaaaaatattacaacTAAATCATTCCCAAACCGCTAGAATGATTATTATTCGCCTTACTCTCATAGAACATGAAGTcctgaaaaaatcattgtttgtttaatttagaaCGCAAAATGAGATGCCGCACAGCTTACAATCAAGAAGCAGGCGCCGAGCAACACTGCCTTCGTCTTCACATCCAGGCCAATGGGGAAAGAAATGCCGAAAATATCAGCGTCAGTGAACGCTTCCCTGACAAATCCGGACCACTGCTTCGAGATCATGCCCATTTCACTTTTTCCGTCGGCAGACAGGACCTGATTAGGTAAGGGTTACCATCCGATAATAAGAATAAAGCGTGgcgaataatttaaatgcgcACCTTGAAATTGACGTCCCCGCCACAACTGCACGTGCAACAGGGTCCTTCGATTTTCAGGACCACTTCACCAGCAGCATCTTTAATGCTGAAGTGTGGTTTCCAGATGCTCCAGTTCTGCTCCACAGTTCCGATCAATGTCCCTGGAGGCGCAGTTACTTCCATGgtctaaaatttgaatttgaaaataacagaGAGGGCAAtgcgataaattttaataggtTGAATTGCCATTGGCATTTAAATGATAGTTATaggtataaatttaaaaacctgcAAGCAGCAAGGGAAACAACAGCTCTGGCAAGCATACGGGCGGTGCAAGTGAATGACCATGTTTCCGACGTTGTCGTAGATTTTCATGTTAAAGGGCCGGAAGGAGCCGCAGCAGTTCCTCACACAGCAATTGCTACTTTCTTTGGCACTGTAGATATTCTGGCCCATGCTGTTCTTcaccaaatatttattggccGTTTCAAAACCAGTCAAAACTGTTCAGAATagcaatttgataaaaaaaaataatactaatCTAGATAAAATTGTAACCCATACCTTCCAGTAGTTCTACTTTCTGGTGCACCAAGAGCTGATCGATCATGCTCAAGTATTCCAACCCCAGAGGGCAGTTTGATTGGCCT encodes:
- the LOC135943416 gene encoding ADP/ATP translocase 1-like — encoded protein: MAMVSVLLFLKDFLLGGLAGTVSKTAAAPIERVKLLLQLQDGSVQMRNSDKRYDGIVDCVRSVLKEQGLLSFWRGNLANVVRYFPTQAINLAFKDRYKELFLRGVDKSKDFWTYFAGSVASGSAAGATSLCVVYPLDFARTRLAADVGKVDDEREFTGLFDCFKKIVKSDGFFGLYRGFWMSLIGIVIYRGAYFGFYDIAKEVIGSDNLNFVTKWIVAQVTTTLAGLLAYPCDTVRRRMMMQSGCRKDEKLYSNSLHCVGSIIRQEGICAFFKGAFTNIVRGISSSLVLVLYDEFQKLFELLFQTDSK
- the LOC135942668 gene encoding phospholipid scramblase 1-like, whose protein sequence is MDQVIIQQPTANKDGAENWMQAPQGQSNCPLGLEYLSMIDQLLVHQKVELLEVLTGFETANKYLVKNSMGQNIYSAKESSNCCVRNCCGSFRPFNMKIYDNVGNMVIHLHRPYACQSCCFPCCLQTMEVTAPPGTLIGTVEQNWSIWKPHFSIKDAAGEVVLKIEGPCCTCSCGGDVNFKVLSADGKSEMGMISKQWSGFVREAFTDADIFGISFPIGLDVKTKAVLLGACFLIDFMFYESKANNNHSSGLGMI
- the LOC135942453 gene encoding uncharacterized protein LOC135942453, with product MRSSVVSGFSLALFLLVGTFCAVSSLPAPEQIQDGPNPLLDESLFGGMPAEDEPSAGVRQARAPTFFGPSIRVYSGGYGHGYPIYRPYGYYGGGSRIIITKRLGGYGYGGYGGHYYY
- the LOC135943417 gene encoding uncharacterized protein LOC135943417, with amino-acid sequence MKVALFTCAVLLLVAAATAFPYAVIEYEVPEENVRVVRSPQYGRPGYGHGGGGGYRPQHGYRPQGGGYYPGGGFGGGGFSGSASSANAASQSFGGGGFGGSASSANAASQSFGFGG
- the LOC135944188 gene encoding uncharacterized protein LOC135944188; amino-acid sequence: MLCMLGAQYPLAILLLANAFSAVSCIPLPEQVQDNPVQLPDETNLRDKATPDVHVSSFVRQARAPLFFPTFFRGYPSFQQPYGYHGNNRYASYGRPNSGSILNLFGLRLFPGSGSSSSSSIPNPPHHHIDTGPPHMHQEPHIPHIPHIPNPPPPHPQHHH